The genomic region TGGCCTATGGGCCGCTACCTTGGGCACCGGTATCACCGCTGCGCTGTTGTCCTCGATCATGAACAACATGCCGAGTGTGCTTATCGGCGCTCTGTCCATTCAGGGCAGCGACGCTACAGGACTGGTACGTGAGGCCATGATCTACGCCAACGTCATCGGTTGCGATCTTGGCCCCAAGATCACGCCCATCGGAAGCCTGGCCACGTTGCTGTGGCTGCATGTGCTAGCGCAGAAAAATATCCGCATCACCTGGGGTTACTACTTCAAAGTCGGCAGCATCCTCACCCTCCCTATCTTGCTGGTAACGCTGGTGGCACTGGCGTCGCGGCTGAGCATCCCTGTCTAGGAGAAACCCATGAAAGTGCTATTTATGTGTACGGCAAACAGCTGCCGGAGCGTTCTCTCGGAGGGGTTGTTCAACCACCTGGCCCCGAGCGGTTTTAACGCCGTCAGTTCGGGCAGCTTCCCAAGCGGACAACTGAATCCACGCGCCGTGAGTACGTTGCAAGCGCTTGGTATCGACACCACAGATCTCTACAGCAAAGGCTCAGAGGTGTTTTCGGACTCACCACCGGATGTGGTGATCACCGTGTGTGATAAGGCTGGAGGCGAACCCTGCCCGGTCTATTTCGGGCCTGCTGTCAAAAGCCACTGGGGCCTCGCCGACCCTTCCGATGTAGAAGGCACAGACAGCGACATCCAAGCCGCATTTGACGCGACCGTCGTCCAGATTAAAAAGCGTTTCGAGGCATTCTTCAGCTTGGATCATTCGGCGCTCACACCGCAGGAACTGAAGCGCGAGCTAGATCAAATAGGTGAACTGTAATGGACGAATTTTCCTCGGAAAGCAGCCTGGATCTACCTAATCTGGATCAGTCGCTAATCGACTTCGTCACACTGGATCGCCTGCAAGGCAACGAGCAACCGACTCACAAACCACGCATCTTGTTGCTGTATGGCTCAACCCGTGAGCGCTCTTTCAGCAGGCTGCTGACCCAAGAGGCCGCGCGCATCCTGACCCTAATGGGAGCCGAGACCGTCATCTTTGATCCCTCGGGTCTGCCTCTCCCTGATGACGCTCCGGAAGACCATCCAAAGGTTAAAGAGCTGCGGGATCTGGTTCTGTGGTCAGAGGGACAGGTGTGGTGTTCGCCAGAGCGTCACGGTGCAATGTCTGCTGTATTCAAAGCCCAAATAGACTGGATACCTCTCACGTTGGGCGCTGTCCGCCCCAGCCAGGGCAAGACGTTGGCCGTCATGCAGGTCTGCGGTGGATCACAGTCCTTCAACACGGTAAACCAGCTTAGGATCCTCGGGCGCTGGATGCGGATGATCACCATCCCAAACCAGTCGTCAGTACCCAAAGCCTTTCTGGAGTTCGACGACGCAGGGCGTATGAAGCCATCCGCCTACTACGACCGTGTTGTGGACGTGATGGAGGAACTGATGAAGTTCACGCTGATGGTTCGGGGCCGGGAAACGTATTTGGTAGACCGCTATTCGGAGCGCAAGGAAAGCGCCGAAGCACTCTCGAAACGAGTCAATCAAAGATCGATTTGAGCGACCAAGGGGATAGAGGATGAGCAACACCACAGTAAGGATTGCGCAGATTTCGGACGCTCAAGCCATCCAGGCAATTTACGCACCGATGGTTGAGCATACGGCGATTTCGTTTGAGCTTGAGCCGCCCACAGTCGAAGAGATGGCCAAGCGGATTGGGTCGACTTTGCCGACTTACCCGTATCTGGTAGCGGAGCGAGACGGCCAGCTCATCGGCTATGCATATGCCAGTCAGCACCGGGCTCGTGAGGCCTATCGCTGGTCGGTCGACGTCACCGTTTATATATCGCCAGAAGCGCACCGTAGCGGGGTCGGCCGGGCACTGTATGGCGTGTTGCTGCCGACATTGAAAAGGCAAGGGTTTCACGCAGCCTTTGCCGGGATCGCGCTGCCAAACGATGGCAGCGTGGGGCTGCATGAAGCACTAGGCTTCGCTCACATCGGTACGTATCCAGAAGTAGGATTCAAGCATGGCGCTTGGCATGATGTTGGATATTGGCGTATCGCGCTGGATTCAACGAGTCCGCCAAAACTGTCCGTGCCTTTCAGTGAGATCAGTCTCTTCTGAATGGGTCTCGACGGCCATTATGAGCGATGGGAAGATTCTAATACGTAACAAAGTCAATTATGTTCGACTCCTCGAAATGAATACGAGCAAAGTGGGTAAAATCGAAATAGATTTGCCACTTTCGGAAGTTTGCAGATATCGAACGAAACTATTGTTGCCGATGGGGAGGCCTATTAGATTCCAGAAAACAAAAGTAATGGTTCCAAGTACGTTTACAAGGTCTCAGCCACTAAGAAGCAGTGATATACCGCAGATCTACAAATTGGTCGCCAATGCTTGTCTCGCGTTGCCGGCCGCGTCGGGCTCAATGAGGTCACTTGCCAACTGACGCTTATCCTGCAGCATTTGCCAAAGCATCTGGTCGATTGTGTTTTCCACCAGCGGGATTTTCACCACGACCATGCGCAATTGCCCATTGCGGTAGGCCCTGTCCTCAGCCTGGTCCTGCAGTCCAGGCGTCCAGGGGAGGCCCAGGAACATCACATAGTTGGCCGCAGTGAGGTTGTTGCCGGTGCCGGCAGCGGAGGTAGTGGCGGCAAAGACGCGGGTTTCTGGATCACTTTGGAATTGATCGATCGCCTTCTGCCGTTTGCCTACAGAGTCACTGCCGACAACCGTGACGCACCCGTACTCAGCTTGCTTGCACCGAGTGCGAAGTGTTCCTACCGTATCCTTGAACTCACAGAACAAGATTACTTTGTCCTCCGCGTCCAGTTCGCACAGCAGATCCATTACGACACGAATCTTTACCTGCTCAAGCAACTGACGCAGTGATCCCAACCTGGCGAGGCTAGGCCTGTCTTCGAGCCGAATTTGATCGTATTGCTTGCGCTCTTCAGCAGTGAGTTCGATGGGTAAAGTTTGGCGCTGTTTGCCCTTGAGACCGGGCAAGACATCCTTGCGTCGACGGAGCATCCAATCGCCGATTGCGCCCCGCAGATTCATGCGGAAATCCTGACTGCCGGCGAACTGTTCGCAGAATTCTTTCAAGGGCAGTTTCCCAACGGGGTGGCCGGATAGCCGTAGCAGCGTGTGCAGCTCAGATTCTCGGTTGAGGACTGGCGTACCCGTCAGCAGGTAACGGTTGGGTATCTTGGCGGCAATGTCGAAGCCGTGACGTGTCCACGCGGCGGTCGGCTCTTTCAGGCGGTGCGCCTCGTCGATGATCATCACTTCAAAGTGTCCTGCATGCAGAACAAAATCGCCAAGGCGTTCGTAGTTGGTGATAATCCATTGCGAAGAGGGATCAAAGACCTGTTGGCCGATAGTGGCCTTGGGATACACCATCTGGATTTCGCGTTGCCAGTTGATGATCAACGTCGACAGGGTGATAACCAAGATGGGTCTATTAGCTGCTCGGATTGCAGCGGCAATGATTGCTTGGCGAGTTTTACCAAGCCCCATGTCATCCGCAAGCAAGGCGCTTGTGCGCTGTAGCAAGTGCCGGATGCCTGCCGGTTGATGGTCCAGTAAAGAATAACCAGCCAATGCCTGGTTAATCTGTTCGGTAGTGGACCCGGTGCGCTCGATTGAGGGCACCGCGGCTAAATACACATCGGTTGAGGTGCTATCGTCAGCCGCTTTTGCTGCGCGCTCTTGTGGCGGTCCACCAAGACTGATGCGGGTGATTTCATCAGCTGGAACAACGGATCCGTCGGTCAGCAGCTCTTGCACGGTGTCGAGGATTTCGAACTGATCCTCCGACAATCCAAGCTCCAGGATCAAGTTGCTTCGCACCACTTCCGCACCAGCGTCAATGCGCCAGGACTTGGAATGCCCGAGAAACACGCCGTGCATGCGCCTTGAAACGGCGACCGCGCCAGGATGGTAGTCACCTGACAGCAGGATCCCGCCCTGAACGAGTGGAGCTATCCGAAAGGTCAGCCCCCACGTGAATGCCTGCCGATCTGGGTCGTTTTGTGCGGCTGTGATTTTATGTGAAAACGTCTCCCAACTTTCATTGAAACGGTCCTCGGACAACTCCATCAAACGGTGGAAGAGCACATCCAGGTCATCCAGCAACTTGCCTTTTGGTAATCGCCAATAGCGATGTTGAGGATGCTCGGCACGCCGAATATAGAAACCATTACGTTCGAGAAACAGCCGGTTCGCACCCTCAACGTATTGCATTAAGACCCCGAAGTCATAGCCGTCAAAAATGACTTTTTCGACCAGGTCCTGCCGGCGGTTCATCAGACGTGGACGACTCATGTCCTGCTCAATCGTTGGTTGATCCATTCCGCACAGGCCTGGGCATGCATTTTTTTCCGGTTTCGATTTGTATAGCGCGACATGGATAGTGTTTGGTCGGGCCATTCCAGGTTAATGGCGAGCTCACCCGATTTGATCTTTGCCCAAAACCATTGATAGGCCCGGTCAACCCTGGAGCCCGACTTAGGTGTGCGATTGCGGAGCCCTCTCAGTTGTATCGTCACCAGGTGTTTGGGAGTCAATTTTGCTAACGTTTCGCCCCAGGCACTTTCATCCATTTGGATTTCTGCAGAGGCCAACGATTTCCCGTTTTCGCGAACCGAAAAAAGACGGCAGATGCCCCGATAAGCACTGTAGTCGTAACCATCAATGCAATGGCCCAGCGCTCGATGTTCCGCATCAAGATCGGCGGGGCACTTCAGTTCGATAATTTGCAGCCCATTTGGACTCACGAGGGGTGTGCTGGTTGAATAAAGCAGCGGCTTCCAGGGCGTTAAAGAGTCTGTTCTTGTTTGTGGATCTACTGCATCTAAAGCCTCACGGATGTCTATCAACGCGAGGTGAAAGCCATTCACCAAGCTGGCGATCTGGTGATAGGAAGCAGTAGCAATGAAGCTTTTGAGTTTCTGCAGTGCTTCACCAGAAGCTGGTCCGTCGCTCTCATCAACGTTGTTAAAGAGCTCGTTCAGGTCTCGAAAGTCGTCGGCGATTTTGGACCAATTGTCGTCCGACCAATCAGTTGGACACCCTGACAGCAGCCTGTTCCAGTCCTGCGTTTGATCCAGCAGTTGATACGGGATTTTATCCAGCAGCGCGAAGAGAGTGATCCAGTGCGCTTTTTTAAGAGGACGGCGATTGCCCAGTGAGGCTCCCAGCAGCAGTCGATGCCAGGGTCCTTGTGGCCCCTCGCGGCTGATACGGGTCAATGCACTGCCGGTATCGAATACCCGCTGTTGACCCAGGTAGCGCACTGCAGCGCGCGGCGCCTGTAGCAGCCAAGCCAGTGTGTCGGAAAGGGGGAGGCCCGCGTCGGCTATGCGACCTACCAGGCACTCTTCAGCGGAAATCAAATAACGGTCCTCACTCCAGTATGGGCGCCACGCCTGAAGTTCATCCCATGGGCAGTTCATGTATACCTGCTGCTGCCCATCCCACGGCCACGGCCATTGATCTGCTAGTACCAGAAGTGGAATCAGTACTGGCTGGGCTTTTAGGGCCTGAAGGCGGCGTTTTCGGTCACCTTGAGCCAGCCAGTTATAGAGCTTGGGTGAGGGACATTGCGCTGAACGAATGGCGAATAAAAGCTCTTGGTCCAGACACTGGCAAAACTGCTTCAGCGTGCTGCCAATCTGCTTCAGGTAAAATCGGGTGCGGGGATTGAAGTACCGATTGTTGCTCGCCGTCCAATCGAAGCCGCGGCGATTAAAGCTTCCTAGATCTTCAATCGAAAGGGCTTTCGCCCTCTCTCCAGCAGACTTGCAGAAGGAGGTCAGTAGGACGTCTGCATACCAGCGTTTTTCAAACCTGAGCAGTAGCTGCTGGGCCACCATTGCGGTGGGTTTTCTCTTATGCACGCGGTCCTTGCTGAAGATTTTGCAGGCCTTAACCTGATGACCATCGAAGTACTGGAGGTGATCGCCGATTCTGGCCAGGAGCCGCCGTGTTTGATCATCTGTAGAGGGCAGGGCTACGCACCAGCAACGAGTATGGACAGTGGAACTCAGATAGGTATCGATGAAGGAGGTCAGCTGGGAGGGCGGTACGTTAAATTGTAAAGCCCAGGTCTGGGCGACTTCAATTTGCCGGTCTGAGAACTTCTCCAGCTTCGGCGCTAAGATGCGCAGCCCCACCACCGATTGTCTCTTCTGTACGCTCACCCATGACCTCCTCTGCAATTTCGCAGAGGACT from Pseudomonas synxantha harbors:
- a CDS encoding arsenate reductase ArsC — its product is MKVLFMCTANSCRSVLSEGLFNHLAPSGFNAVSSGSFPSGQLNPRAVSTLQALGIDTTDLYSKGSEVFSDSPPDVVITVCDKAGGEPCPVYFGPAVKSHWGLADPSDVEGTDSDIQAAFDATVVQIKKRFEAFFSLDHSALTPQELKRELDQIGEL
- the arsH gene encoding arsenical resistance protein ArsH; this translates as MDEFSSESSLDLPNLDQSLIDFVTLDRLQGNEQPTHKPRILLLYGSTRERSFSRLLTQEAARILTLMGAETVIFDPSGLPLPDDAPEDHPKVKELRDLVLWSEGQVWCSPERHGAMSAVFKAQIDWIPLTLGAVRPSQGKTLAVMQVCGGSQSFNTVNQLRILGRWMRMITIPNQSSVPKAFLEFDDAGRMKPSAYYDRVVDVMEELMKFTLMVRGRETYLVDRYSERKESAEALSKRVNQRSI
- a CDS encoding arsinothricin resistance N-acetyltransferase ArsN1 family B, which gives rise to MSNTTVRIAQISDAQAIQAIYAPMVEHTAISFELEPPTVEEMAKRIGSTLPTYPYLVAERDGQLIGYAYASQHRAREAYRWSVDVTVYISPEAHRSGVGRALYGVLLPTLKRQGFHAAFAGIALPNDGSVGLHEALGFAHIGTYPEVGFKHGAWHDVGYWRIALDSTSPPKLSVPFSEISLF
- a CDS encoding DEAD/DEAH box helicase, which codes for MSRPRLMNRRQDLVEKVIFDGYDFGVLMQYVEGANRLFLERNGFYIRRAEHPQHRYWRLPKGKLLDDLDVLFHRLMELSEDRFNESWETFSHKITAAQNDPDRQAFTWGLTFRIAPLVQGGILLSGDYHPGAVAVSRRMHGVFLGHSKSWRIDAGAEVVRSNLILELGLSEDQFEILDTVQELLTDGSVVPADEITRISLGGPPQERAAKAADDSTSTDVYLAAVPSIERTGSTTEQINQALAGYSLLDHQPAGIRHLLQRTSALLADDMGLGKTRQAIIAAAIRAANRPILVITLSTLIINWQREIQMVYPKATIGQQVFDPSSQWIITNYERLGDFVLHAGHFEVMIIDEAHRLKEPTAAWTRHGFDIAAKIPNRYLLTGTPVLNRESELHTLLRLSGHPVGKLPLKEFCEQFAGSQDFRMNLRGAIGDWMLRRRKDVLPGLKGKQRQTLPIELTAEERKQYDQIRLEDRPSLARLGSLRQLLEQVKIRVVMDLLCELDAEDKVILFCEFKDTVGTLRTRCKQAEYGCVTVVGSDSVGKRQKAIDQFQSDPETRVFAATTSAAGTGNNLTAANYVMFLGLPWTPGLQDQAEDRAYRNGQLRMVVVKIPLVENTIDQMLWQMLQDKRQLASDLIEPDAAGNARQALATNL